A genomic stretch from Ascaphus truei isolate aAscTru1 unplaced genomic scaffold, aAscTru1.hap1 HAP1_SCAFFOLD_819, whole genome shotgun sequence includes:
- the NUPR1 gene encoding nuclear protein 1, producing MRVSFVEAAKLQPTDFEVRYYDEYEFYNLTDRYALPTAARKGRTKKESQENTNRASVCGHERKVTGKLQRSAAKKRGKPGKE from the exons ATGAGGGTGTCCTTCGTAGAAGCCGCGAAGCTGCAGCCCACAGACTTCGAGGTTCGATATTACGATGAGTACGAGTTCTACAACCTGACCGACCGCTACGCAC TGCCCACGGCTGCCAGGAAAGGCCGGACCAAGAAAGAGTCCCAAGAGAACACGAACCGCGCGAGTGTGTGCGGCCACGAGAGGAAGGTCACGGGCAAGCTTCAGCGCAGCGCGGCCAAGAAGAGGGGCAAACCTGGCAAGGAGTGA
- the LOC142486336 gene encoding uncharacterized protein LOC142486336, whose protein sequence is MSGKVKARAAANAEAMSGAVPVTERILRDCHSLYSEPDTGLVALASHLQLSLLPPRKKITVMLMGNHSAGKSSFINWYIEEHIQRTGVAIETQGFTFITSGRKRESLTGDATLHLYPHFKPLQSFQGVSEYLCTEISTSRQKKFSLVTFVDTPGLVDGDMKYPFDVDRAILWLGELCDLVLVFFDPMGQALCKRTLNIVEKINEHHGDKLHFYLSKADEAGGESDRQRVLMQIVQELCKRPGLNKCGFDMPTIYIPNPNKPSRCVNQIEEACKTIEKTITQTVQTTLNTLGRDCQKLTESVEAALLEDNEKVRGNRRSRVRGCLFGLGGFLLPLFLFASALFGSTSPELWNALLGEAAAETLGMYLSPLSTLWSLLPGDCLGYVFLALLVLSALLLLLARSCFRTRETLSKKQRRYLQERQEYVREVVGHKKKQLYEDYLKQSVGEHDMS, encoded by the exons ATGTCAGGGAAGGTGAAGGCGCGAGCAGCGGCCAACGCGGAGGCCATGTCCGGGGCCGTGCCCGTTACTGAGCGGATCCTGCGGGACTGTCACTCCCTGTACAGCGAGCCCGACACAG gtctCGTCGCTCTCGCCTCCCACCTGCAGCTCTCTCTCCTGCCGCCGCGGAAGAAGATCACGGTGATGTTGATGGGGAATCACTCGGCCGGGAAGAGCAGCTTCATTAACTG gtATATAGAAGAACACATACAGAGGACGGGGGTCGCCATCGAGACCCAGGGATTTACTTTTATTACAAGTGGCCGCAAAAGGGAGTCTCTcact GGAGATGCGACGTTACATTTGTATCCTCACTTCAAACCGCTGCAGTCTTTTCAGG GTGTGTCCGAGTACCTGTGCACGGAGATCTCCACGTCACGGCAGAAGAAGTTCAGCTTGGTGACATTCGTGGACACTCCGGGCCTGGTGGACGGTGACATGAAGTACCCCTTCGATGTGGACAGAGCCATCCTATGGCTAG GGGAGCTGTGTGACCTGGTGCTGGTTTTCTTTGACCCGATGGGCCAGGCCCTGTGCAAACGGACCCTGAACATCGTGGAGAAAATTAACGAGCATCACGGAGACAAGCTGCACTTCTACCTCAGCAAAGCGGACGAGGCTGGCGGGGAGAGCGACCGGCAG AGAGTCCTGATGCAGATAGTGCAGGAGCTGTGCAAGAGGCCCGGGCTGAACAAGTGCGGCTTCGACATGCCGACTATCTACATACCCAACCCCAACAAG CCGAGCCGCTGCGTGAACCAGATAGAAGAGGCTTGTAAAACCATAGAGAAGACCATCACTCAGACCGTGCAGACCACTCTGAACACCCTGGGGAGAGACTGCCAGAAACTGACTGAGAGCGTGGAGGCCGCCCTGCTGGAGGACAA TGAGAAGGTGCGAGGTAACCGCCGCTCTCGCGTACGTGGTTGTCTGTTCGGTCTGGGGGGTTTCCTGCTCCCGCTGTTCCTTTTTGCCTCTGCCCTATTCGGCAGCACCTCCCCGGAGCTCTGGAATGCTCTCCTTGGGGAGGCGGCGGCGGAGACCCTGGGCATGTACCTG tCCCCTCTCAGCACCCTGTGGTCTCTGCTCCCGGGAGACTGTCTCGGTTACGTTTTCCTGGCGCTCCTGGTTCTCTCTGCGCTGTTATTGCTGCTGGCGCGGAGCTGCTTCAG gACCCGTGAGACTCTGAGTAAGAAGCAGCGACGTTACCTGCAGGAGCGCCAGGAATACGTGCGAGAGGTGGTGGGACACAAGAAG aaACAGCTGTATGAAGATTACCTGAAGCAGAGCGTGGGGGAACATGACATGagctga
- the LOC142486334 gene encoding sulfotransferase 1C1-like, translating to MTFEQNAHHFGSFTMQRPQMGQILGVPLDQNTCNTWRDIWSFQAHPKDVLVAAYPKAGITWMQEIVDMIFQGGDSEGCRRAPTYDRHPFLEIVAPKPVPSGLQLAEAMDPPRILKSHLPIQLLPPTFWEQDCRVIYVARNAKDCLVSYFHFQRMNKGLPDPGSWGSYFSAFLSGDVPWGSWFDHVIDWWKAKDRHQILYVFYEDMIKDPRREIQKVMSFLGKDPSEEVLQKIQHHTSFQAMKENPMANYSTIPSFVMDQSISPFMRKGTVGDWKNHFLVAQNEIFEVEYKRRMEGNGLAFRTQL from the exons ATGACCTTTGAACAGAATGCCCACCATTTTGGCTCTTTCACCATGCAGAGACCCCAGATGGGACAGATTCTGGGGGTTCCGCTGGATCAGAATACCTGTAACACATGGAGGGACATCTGGAGCTTTCAAGCTCACCCCAAGGACGTCCTGGTCGCAGCTTACCCCAAAGCAG gtaTCACCTGGATGCAGGAAATAGTGGATATGATATTTCAGGGGGGAGATTCTGAAGGGTGTCGCAGAGCGCCCACCTATGACCGACACCCCTTCCTGGAAATCGTGGCCCCGAAACCTGTCCCCTCAG GGTTGCAGTTGGCTGAAGCGATGGATCCGCCCCGCATCCTAAAATCTCACCTACCCATCCAGCTGCTACCCCCGACATTTTGGGAGCAGGACTgtagg gttATATACGTTGCTAGGAATGCCAAGGACTGCCTGGTCTCGTACTTTCACTTCCAGCGGATGAATAAGGGTCTGCCAGACCCCGGGAGCTGGGGGAGTTACTTCTCAGCGTTCCTGTCTGGAGATG TGCCCTGGGGGAGCTGGTTTGACCATGTGATTGACTGGTGGAAAGCCAAAGACAGACACCAAATCCTATATGTCTTCTATGAGGACATGATTAAG GACCCAAGGCGTGAGATCCAGAAGGTGATGAGCTTCCTGGGGAAGGATCCATCAGAGGAAGTTCTGCAGAAGATCCAGCACCACACCTCCTTCCAGGCCATGAAGGAGAATCCCATGGCCAATTACAGCACCATCCCTTCCTTCGTGATGGACCAATCCATCTCCCCCTTCATGAGGAAAG GCACCGTGGGAGACTGGAAGAACCATTTCTTGGTGGCTCAGAATGAAATCTTCGAGGTTGAATACAAGAGGAGGATGGAGGGCAATGGCCTGGCCTTCCGCACCCAGCTGTGA